A window of the Planococcus citri chromosome 4, ihPlaCitr1.1, whole genome shotgun sequence genome harbors these coding sequences:
- the LOC135842344 gene encoding leucine-rich PPR motif-containing protein, mitochondrial-like isoform X2, which produces MLSKALPLAWKHSVKALDCTRTTAQLISRNVHRMNQFQNNTFHTDVPHLSDAKIEKQIERLDLDARRNGRISLREVENLLGEIKLNRSASLAQSAMVIRCCGSLISEESPEKRTELVQEVWNTLEKLGIDLDISHYNALLRVYLENEYQWVPSEILAELEQKGLEPNKVTYTRLISRYCQLADIEGATRILQFMREKDMSINEVVFNALILGHSRANDMGSAEEILNIMRQAGQKPSPETYTLLACCYVAQGNMNKVKSILEDCEKRDIPLSVKDYMDIVYQMSLKDLDIDEMLSKIPCNTPYNQESINCIYKLVDAGKIEHAYKIIKSMVRSTRLVGSLSPTGGCFVDALVRNERPSEEIIEYCDKLVKENLNALAFSTAMERSLKYKKESLVYELFKAAKKRNMTLRPHYFWPLIVARGVLVTSNVNTVQLPPREQVKGRVAKGLFSFESNFCQTKNVLQNPIRCFSSHDNTESTVPLSLYRDLFKEFQKVSKEKEELLIDKCQLQSDNRILSIKLERWEEEIDTLIAYEVMEDMLLRKGIGNLKEYIDKHPDAMSTVDFNMLKAFKDYRDKIVAHPSPLKITAED; this is translated from the exons ATGCTTAGTAAAGCATTACCCTTAGCGTGGAAGCACTCTGTAAAAGCGTTGGACTGCACGAGAACAACTGCACAACTAATTAGTCGAAATGTACATCGCATGAATCAATTTCAGAA CAATACGTTCCACACCGATGTTCCTCACTTATCAGATGCCAAAATCGAGAAACAAATTGAGAGGTTGGACTTGGATGCTCGTCGAAATGGGCGAATTTCGTTACGAGAAGTGGAAAATCTTCTCGGTGAAATCAAGTTGAATC GATCTGCATCATTAGCTCAATCTGCTATGGTAATTCGTTGCTGCGGTAGTTTAATATCTGAAGAATCTCCTGAGAAGAGAACTGAGCTGGTGCAAGAAGTATGGAACACTTTGGAGAAGTTAG GAATTGACCTGGATATCAGCCATTATAATGCTTTGTTGAGAGTTTACCTTGAAAATGAATATCAGTGGGTTCCTTCCGAAATATTAGCTGAACTGGAGCAAAAAGGTCTCGAACCTAATAAAGTTACATATACACGTTTAATCAGTAGATATTGTCAACTTGCTGATATCGAAGGAGCTACTCGTATCTTGCAGTTTATGCGAGAAAAAGATATGAGTATTAACGAAGTCGTATTCAACGCTTTGATATTAGGCCATTCAAGAGCCAA TGATATGGGAAGCGCCGAAGAAATACTAAACATTATGAGACAAGCCGGCCAAAAACCATCGCCTGAAACTTACACATTATTAGCCTGCTGTTATGTTGCTCAAGGAAATATGAATAAGGTTAAATCCATTTTAGAAGACTGCGAAAAAAGAGATATTCCTTTGTCTGTGAAAGATTACATGGACATAGTTTATCAAATGTCTTTGAAAGATCTCGATATCGATGAG atgttatcaaaaattccATGCAACACGCCTTATAATCAAGAATCCATCAACTGTATTTACAAATTGGTTGACGCCGGTAAAATAGAACACGcttataaaattatcaaaagtatGGTTAGATCAACTCGTTTAGTTGGTTCTCTATCTCCAACTGGTGGTTGTTTTGTTGATGCTTTGGTGCGCAATGAAAGa CCTAGTGAAGAAATAATCGAATACTGCGATAAATTGGTCAAAGAAAATTTGAACGCGCTAGCTTTTAGTACAGCTATGGAAAGGagtttgaaatataaaaaagaatCTTTGGTCTACGAACTGTTTAAAGCGGCTAAAAAACGAAATATGACTTTGAGGCCACATTACTTTTGGCCTCTTATCGTAGCTCGAG GTGTTTTGGTAACAAGTAATGTGAACACGGTTCAATTACCACCTCGTGAACAAGTTAAAGGCAGAGTCGCAAAAGGACTATTCAGTTTTGagtcaaatttttgccaaacgAAGAATGTTTTGCAAAATCCCATCCGATGTTTTTCCAGCCATGATAATACGGAAAGTACG GTTCCTCTTAGTCTCTACCGAGATTTGTTTAAAGAGTTCCAAAAAGTTagtaaagaaaaagaagaattaTTAATCGATAAATGCCAACTGCAGAGTGATAAC cgaattCTTTCCATAAAGCTGGAAAGATGGGAGGAAGAAATCGATACTCTGATAGCGTACGAAGTTATGGAAGACATGCTGCTTCGAAAAGGCATTGGTAATCTAAAGGAATACATCGATAAACATCCTGACGCCATGAGTACGGTCGATTTCAACATGTTAAAAGCGTTCAAAGACTACCGCGATAAGATAGTCGCTCACCCTTCTCCGTTGAAAATTACTGCGGAGGATTAG
- the LOC135842344 gene encoding leucine-rich PPR motif-containing protein, mitochondrial-like isoform X1 codes for MLSKALPLAWKHSVKALDCTRTTAQLISRNVHRMNQFQNNTFHTDVPHLSDAKIEKQIERLDLDARRNGRISLREVENLLGEIKLNRSASLAQSAMVIRCCGSLISEESPEKRTELVQEVWNTLEKLGIDLDISHYNALLRVYLENEYQWVPSEILAELEQKGLEPNKVTYTRLISRYCQLADIEGATRILQFMREKDMSINEVVFNALILGHSRANDMGSAEEILNIMRQAGQKPSPETYTLLACCYVAQGNMNKVKSILEDCEKRDIPLSVKDYMDIVYQMSLKDLDIDEMLSKIPCNTPYNQESINCIYKLVDAGKIEHAYKIIKSMVRSTRLVGSLSPTGGCFVDALVRNERPSEEIIEYCDKLVKENLNALAFSTAMERSLKYKKESLVYELFKAAKKRNMTLRPHYFWPLIVARGKANNLNGVLVTSNVNTVQLPPREQVKGRVAKGLFSFESNFCQTKNVLQNPIRCFSSHDNTESTVPLSLYRDLFKEFQKVSKEKEELLIDKCQLQSDNRILSIKLERWEEEIDTLIAYEVMEDMLLRKGIGNLKEYIDKHPDAMSTVDFNMLKAFKDYRDKIVAHPSPLKITAED; via the exons ATGCTTAGTAAAGCATTACCCTTAGCGTGGAAGCACTCTGTAAAAGCGTTGGACTGCACGAGAACAACTGCACAACTAATTAGTCGAAATGTACATCGCATGAATCAATTTCAGAA CAATACGTTCCACACCGATGTTCCTCACTTATCAGATGCCAAAATCGAGAAACAAATTGAGAGGTTGGACTTGGATGCTCGTCGAAATGGGCGAATTTCGTTACGAGAAGTGGAAAATCTTCTCGGTGAAATCAAGTTGAATC GATCTGCATCATTAGCTCAATCTGCTATGGTAATTCGTTGCTGCGGTAGTTTAATATCTGAAGAATCTCCTGAGAAGAGAACTGAGCTGGTGCAAGAAGTATGGAACACTTTGGAGAAGTTAG GAATTGACCTGGATATCAGCCATTATAATGCTTTGTTGAGAGTTTACCTTGAAAATGAATATCAGTGGGTTCCTTCCGAAATATTAGCTGAACTGGAGCAAAAAGGTCTCGAACCTAATAAAGTTACATATACACGTTTAATCAGTAGATATTGTCAACTTGCTGATATCGAAGGAGCTACTCGTATCTTGCAGTTTATGCGAGAAAAAGATATGAGTATTAACGAAGTCGTATTCAACGCTTTGATATTAGGCCATTCAAGAGCCAA TGATATGGGAAGCGCCGAAGAAATACTAAACATTATGAGACAAGCCGGCCAAAAACCATCGCCTGAAACTTACACATTATTAGCCTGCTGTTATGTTGCTCAAGGAAATATGAATAAGGTTAAATCCATTTTAGAAGACTGCGAAAAAAGAGATATTCCTTTGTCTGTGAAAGATTACATGGACATAGTTTATCAAATGTCTTTGAAAGATCTCGATATCGATGAG atgttatcaaaaattccATGCAACACGCCTTATAATCAAGAATCCATCAACTGTATTTACAAATTGGTTGACGCCGGTAAAATAGAACACGcttataaaattatcaaaagtatGGTTAGATCAACTCGTTTAGTTGGTTCTCTATCTCCAACTGGTGGTTGTTTTGTTGATGCTTTGGTGCGCAATGAAAGa CCTAGTGAAGAAATAATCGAATACTGCGATAAATTGGTCAAAGAAAATTTGAACGCGCTAGCTTTTAGTACAGCTATGGAAAGGagtttgaaatataaaaaagaatCTTTGGTCTACGAACTGTTTAAAGCGGCTAAAAAACGAAATATGACTTTGAGGCCACATTACTTTTGGCCTCTTATCGTAGCTCGAGGTAAAGCAAATAATTTAAATG GTGTTTTGGTAACAAGTAATGTGAACACGGTTCAATTACCACCTCGTGAACAAGTTAAAGGCAGAGTCGCAAAAGGACTATTCAGTTTTGagtcaaatttttgccaaacgAAGAATGTTTTGCAAAATCCCATCCGATGTTTTTCCAGCCATGATAATACGGAAAGTACG GTTCCTCTTAGTCTCTACCGAGATTTGTTTAAAGAGTTCCAAAAAGTTagtaaagaaaaagaagaattaTTAATCGATAAATGCCAACTGCAGAGTGATAAC cgaattCTTTCCATAAAGCTGGAAAGATGGGAGGAAGAAATCGATACTCTGATAGCGTACGAAGTTATGGAAGACATGCTGCTTCGAAAAGGCATTGGTAATCTAAAGGAATACATCGATAAACATCCTGACGCCATGAGTACGGTCGATTTCAACATGTTAAAAGCGTTCAAAGACTACCGCGATAAGATAGTCGCTCACCCTTCTCCGTTGAAAATTACTGCGGAGGATTAG